A window from Rhizosphaericola mali encodes these proteins:
- a CDS encoding ATP-dependent helicase: MQDYLNGLNEQQREAVLTTDGPLMIVAGAGSGKTKVLTTRIAHLMAKGVDAFNILALTFTNKAAAEMKERIEKILGNNEARNLYIGTFHSVFARILRAEAHRLGYPNSFTIYDSEDSKSVIKAVVREMNLDEKHYKPNIVLGRISQAKNALVGPLEYKNDFQLQQEDMRSSRPAIAEIYKAYASRCFKNGAMDFDDLLLKMYELLNTFPEVLSRFQHKFKYILIDEYQDTNPVQYQITKLLAAANENICVVGDDAQSIYSFRGATIENILQFKNDYDDVKVVKLEQNYRSTKKILHVANTVININKGQIPKELWTDNLEGEKIRVVRSMTDNDEGKFVADTISEEELRNHFNHGDFAILYRTNAQSRAMEESLRRRGIPYRIFGGLSFYQRKEIKDFIAYLRVISNTRDEEALKRIINYPVRGIGKTSIEKALIVANEGNITFWEVLTKAAQYGFRAGALEAINKFVLMIQYFQSLLRDKNAHEVAVQVGKHTNIVKDLFNDKTTEGLARYENVQELLNSIKGWVDDQENLSQIDEDGILLDNVDNRNAQNAMSLGAYLQQITLLTDADKDEENDNVVKLMTIHAAKGLEFPVVFVVGVEESIFPSAMSINTREELEEERRLYYVAVTRAKSKLWITYANSRYKFGTVTQNDPSRFISEMPAEYVDNSYSGAGHFNVPQNNMGSAYERMNRTYTKKSDFSADSTNYNKVNSGFSAPAKKSVLPTQAPKQYTPVQKIHQPTVNFVASSPALIEAGQTIEHQKFGFGKVLSVDGASHNPIATIAFAANGEKKLMLNYAKLRIVEG, from the coding sequence ATGCAAGATTATCTAAATGGATTAAACGAACAACAACGCGAGGCTGTATTAACAACAGATGGTCCGTTGATGATCGTAGCGGGAGCTGGCAGTGGCAAAACGAAAGTTTTGACAACTAGAATTGCGCATTTAATGGCAAAAGGTGTGGATGCTTTTAATATTTTGGCATTGACATTTACCAATAAAGCGGCGGCGGAGATGAAAGAGCGTATCGAAAAGATATTGGGAAATAATGAAGCGCGCAATCTTTATATAGGTACATTCCACAGTGTATTTGCACGTATATTGAGGGCGGAGGCGCATCGCTTGGGTTATCCCAATAGTTTCACCATTTATGATTCAGAAGATAGCAAGAGTGTCATCAAGGCGGTGGTTAGAGAAATGAATTTGGATGAAAAACATTACAAACCCAATATTGTTTTGGGTAGAATTTCTCAAGCAAAAAATGCCTTAGTTGGTCCTTTGGAATATAAAAATGATTTTCAATTGCAACAAGAAGACATGCGTTCGTCTCGTCCGGCAATTGCGGAAATATATAAAGCCTATGCTTCTCGTTGTTTCAAAAACGGAGCGATGGATTTTGATGATTTATTGTTGAAAATGTACGAACTACTCAACACGTTTCCAGAAGTACTAAGTAGATTTCAACATAAATTCAAATATATACTCATAGATGAGTATCAGGATACCAATCCTGTGCAATATCAGATTACCAAATTACTCGCTGCCGCAAATGAGAATATTTGCGTAGTGGGTGACGATGCGCAAAGTATTTATAGTTTCCGTGGAGCAACTATAGAAAATATTTTACAATTTAAAAATGACTATGACGACGTAAAAGTGGTCAAATTGGAACAAAACTATCGTAGTACAAAAAAAATACTACACGTTGCCAATACCGTCATTAATATCAATAAAGGTCAGATTCCTAAAGAACTATGGACCGACAATCTTGAAGGCGAAAAAATTCGCGTAGTTCGCAGTATGACGGACAATGACGAGGGGAAGTTTGTTGCAGACACGATAAGTGAAGAAGAATTACGTAATCATTTCAATCATGGAGATTTTGCGATTCTATATCGTACCAATGCACAAAGCCGTGCAATGGAAGAAAGCTTGCGTAGACGAGGCATTCCATATCGCATCTTTGGTGGCTTGAGTTTTTACCAAAGAAAAGAAATTAAGGATTTCATTGCTTATTTACGTGTTATTTCCAATACGCGAGACGAGGAAGCGCTTAAAAGAATCATTAACTATCCGGTAAGGGGAATTGGTAAAACATCTATAGAAAAAGCGTTGATCGTTGCTAATGAAGGGAATATTACCTTTTGGGAAGTTTTGACGAAAGCAGCGCAATACGGTTTCAGAGCTGGTGCGTTAGAAGCCATCAACAAATTTGTGTTGATGATTCAGTATTTCCAAAGTCTTTTGAGAGATAAAAATGCACACGAAGTTGCCGTTCAAGTAGGCAAGCATACTAATATTGTCAAAGACCTTTTCAACGACAAGACGACGGAAGGTTTGGCGCGTTATGAAAACGTACAAGAATTACTGAACTCTATCAAAGGTTGGGTGGATGATCAAGAAAATTTAAGTCAAATCGACGAAGACGGTATTTTATTAGATAATGTGGATAATAGAAATGCCCAAAATGCCATGTCATTGGGTGCCTATTTGCAACAAATTACTTTGTTAACTGATGCCGATAAAGACGAAGAAAATGACAATGTGGTCAAATTAATGACGATACATGCGGCCAAAGGTTTGGAATTTCCGGTGGTATTTGTAGTCGGTGTGGAAGAGTCTATTTTCCCCAGTGCAATGAGTATCAATACGCGGGAAGAATTGGAAGAAGAGCGTCGTCTTTACTATGTAGCGGTGACTAGAGCAAAATCTAAACTATGGATTACGTATGCAAATTCTCGTTATAAATTTGGAACCGTTACCCAAAATGATCCTAGTCGCTTCATTAGTGAAATGCCCGCAGAATATGTAGACAATAGTTACTCTGGAGCTGGTCATTTCAACGTGCCGCAAAACAATATGGGTAGTGCGTATGAACGTATGAATCGTACCTATACGAAGAAAAGCGATTTTTCCGCTGATAGTACGAACTACAATAAGGTAAATAGTGGTTTCTCCGCTCCGGCTAAGAAATCCGTATTGCCTACACAAGCGCCTAAACAATATACGCCTGTTCAAAAAATACATCAACCAACCGTAAATTTTGTTGCTAGTTCGCCTGCGCTAATAGAAGCAGGACAAACTATTGAGCATCAAAAGTTCGGATTCGGAAAGGTATTATCTGTCGATGGCGCATCGCATAATCCTATTGCGACCATTGCATTTGCCGCAAATGGAGAGAAAAAATTGATGTTGAATTATGCTAAACTTCGAATAGTAGAAGGGTAA
- a CDS encoding aminodeoxychorismate synthase component I, which yields MDQIGNIFNQMNEYFEQNIPYFFIVDYDKKLGEIIPLNHLDRTEILFSSPNFPFKNATQFPKELTWKFNVEPFSIYEKKFQHVKNEILKGNSYLVNLCCKTPVETNYSLEEIFQLGNSKYKLLWKDQFVHFSPEPFIKIQEGKIHTFPMKGTIDATVPHAKEILLNDRKELTEHNIITDLMRNDLSMVADDVFVENFRYFEKIQTNTKAVYQTSSHIVGTLKSEYKNSPGNIFDKLLPAGSISGAPKPKTLKIIKDVEQFERGFYTGVWGVFDGKNLDSCVIIRMLEKENENLYFKSGGGITAMSDARKEYQEISQKIYVPIY from the coding sequence ATGGATCAAATAGGGAATATTTTTAATCAAATGAACGAATATTTTGAGCAAAATATTCCCTATTTCTTTATAGTGGACTATGATAAAAAATTGGGAGAAATAATTCCTTTAAATCACCTAGATCGCACTGAAATTCTGTTCAGCAGTCCCAATTTTCCGTTCAAAAATGCTACTCAATTTCCCAAAGAATTAACGTGGAAATTTAACGTAGAACCATTTTCTATTTATGAGAAAAAATTTCAACATGTAAAAAATGAAATTTTAAAAGGCAATAGTTATTTGGTAAATCTATGTTGTAAAACGCCAGTTGAGACCAATTATAGTTTAGAGGAGATTTTCCAATTAGGAAATTCGAAATATAAACTACTATGGAAAGATCAATTCGTACATTTTTCACCCGAACCATTTATAAAAATCCAAGAGGGGAAAATTCATACTTTTCCTATGAAGGGAACGATTGACGCAACAGTTCCCCATGCCAAAGAGATTCTTTTGAATGATAGAAAAGAGCTTACAGAACACAATATCATTACCGACTTGATGCGTAATGATCTGAGTATGGTTGCAGACGATGTATTTGTAGAAAATTTTAGATATTTTGAAAAAATCCAAACGAATACAAAAGCTGTATACCAAACGAGTTCGCACATTGTAGGCACTTTAAAATCTGAATATAAAAATAGTCCAGGAAATATTTTTGATAAATTATTACCCGCAGGCTCTATCAGTGGTGCGCCGAAGCCCAAAACACTTAAAATTATAAAAGATGTAGAGCAATTTGAGAGAGGGTTTTACACAGGAGTTTGGGGAGTATTTGATGGAAAAAATTTGGATAGTTGTGTAATTATTCGGATGTTAGAAAAAGAAAATGAAAATCTTTATTTCAAGAGCGGCGGCGGCATCACAGCAATGAGTGATGCTAGAAAAGAATATCAAGAAATCAGTCAAAAAATCTATGTTCCAATTTATTGA
- a CDS encoding N-acetylglucosamine kinase, with amino-acid sequence MSVKLIADSGATKCEWCLLEGKKKKKIDTIGISPYFLTDEQILDELTTNLLPALKKKAIDEIYYYGTGMLNPDNVKRMKKVLKRLFPDATIEVKDDMLAVARATCGAEKGMACILGTGSNSCYFNGKKITSIRTGIGYILGDEGSGAYLGKKVLQYFLYKTFDEELMAKFQAKFQTSHLEIIENVYRKPLPNKYIASFAIFLAENRGHYMIENIIEDGLNDFITEHLYKFQEAWSYPIHFSGSVAFGFKDVLVELCHSYELNVGSVIKEPMPGLIKFHS; translated from the coding sequence ATGTCCGTCAAATTAATTGCTGATAGCGGTGCAACTAAATGTGAATGGTGTCTTTTAGAAGGAAAAAAGAAGAAAAAAATCGATACAATCGGCATTTCTCCTTATTTCTTAACGGATGAACAAATATTAGACGAACTAACAACTAATTTGCTACCCGCTTTGAAGAAAAAAGCAATTGACGAAATCTACTATTACGGTACCGGAATGCTGAATCCCGACAACGTAAAACGTATGAAAAAAGTCCTTAAAAGATTATTTCCAGACGCTACCATCGAGGTAAAAGATGACATGCTTGCAGTTGCCAGAGCGACTTGTGGAGCGGAAAAAGGAATGGCTTGTATTTTGGGGACGGGCTCTAATTCCTGCTATTTCAATGGTAAAAAAATTACTTCCATTCGTACGGGCATTGGTTATATTTTAGGTGATGAAGGCAGTGGTGCTTATTTAGGTAAAAAGGTCTTGCAATATTTTTTATACAAAACTTTTGATGAGGAATTAATGGCAAAATTTCAAGCCAAATTTCAAACTTCTCATTTGGAAATCATTGAAAATGTCTATCGCAAACCTTTACCAAATAAATACATTGCAAGTTTTGCTATTTTTCTAGCAGAAAATCGTGGTCATTATATGATTGAAAACATCATAGAGGACGGTTTAAATGATTTTATTACAGAGCATTTATACAAATTTCAAGAAGCTTGGTCATATCCGATACATTTTTCAGGGAGTGTGGCTTTCGGCTTTAAAGATGTATTGGTGGAACTTTGTCATTCCTATGAATTAAATGTGGGTAGTGTAATCAAAGAACCCATGCCGGGTTTGATTAAGTTTCATTCGTAA
- a CDS encoding RecQ family ATP-dependent DNA helicase, translated as MVTSIDILKKFWGFTSFRSPQDVIIQSLVDGHDTLALLPTGGGKSICFQVPNLMSEGTCLVVTPLVALMKDQVAHLKEKGIPSVAIHSGLSPFELRTILRKATAGDYKFIYFSPERIQSEIFKDTLYDLDVNYIAVDEAHCISQWGYDFRPSYLLIHQLREVFPKIPMIALTASATQEVQKDIIEKLQFKQYQVFQQSFERANLSFSVFKVDSKINKIIEILTKISGTGIVYCKTRKLVQEIAYLLQLNKINAEYYHAGLTEEAKNDKQARWTSGQTRIMVSTNAFGMGIDKADVRTVIHHDAPDNLENYYQEAGRAGRDGQKAFAVLLYYADDLVDLQKMPAIKFPDFEIIKDCYRKIFDFLQIPVGSGEERFYDFDLNEFIRIFELNPLQTLAIFKILEQQNILEFNESIYLPAKINFTIERKELSEFLELHPELERITSCLLRLYEGIFDFKVSVFTKQIARYCHVTEEEVQYLLAQLQRYKILEYWPTKETPQVYFVQNRANVDYLRFDHAFYLNRKKIYQNSLAKLLEYIQLDTDCRMQFISKYFGDAAAKPCGICDNCLDKKKQNSTEKEVHSMMLAILNAIRNEGLSLDKLVELFPDTTQLFDKAFQILQSERLIKISDIGIIHPN; from the coding sequence ATGGTAACATCTATTGACATTTTAAAAAAATTTTGGGGTTTTACGTCCTTTCGTTCGCCTCAGGATGTTATCATTCAGTCCTTAGTTGATGGTCATGATACCTTGGCATTGCTTCCCACTGGAGGCGGCAAGTCTATTTGCTTTCAAGTACCTAACTTAATGTCTGAGGGCACGTGTTTGGTCGTCACGCCACTTGTTGCATTAATGAAAGATCAAGTCGCACATTTAAAAGAAAAAGGCATTCCATCTGTGGCGATTCACAGCGGTCTCTCTCCTTTTGAGTTGCGCACCATTTTGCGAAAAGCTACAGCTGGAGATTATAAATTTATTTATTTCTCTCCAGAACGTATCCAATCTGAAATATTCAAAGACACATTGTATGATTTGGACGTCAATTATATTGCCGTTGATGAGGCGCATTGCATTTCCCAATGGGGTTATGATTTTCGACCATCCTATTTATTAATACATCAATTAAGGGAAGTTTTTCCAAAAATTCCCATGATTGCATTAACCGCCTCAGCTACACAAGAAGTACAAAAAGATATTATTGAAAAATTACAATTCAAACAATATCAAGTATTTCAACAATCTTTTGAAAGAGCAAATCTGTCTTTTAGCGTATTCAAAGTAGACAGTAAAATCAACAAAATAATAGAAATTCTCACCAAAATTTCTGGTACGGGTATCGTGTATTGTAAGACGCGAAAACTCGTACAAGAAATTGCGTATCTACTACAACTAAACAAAATAAATGCCGAATATTATCATGCGGGTTTAACGGAAGAGGCCAAAAATGATAAACAAGCACGCTGGACATCTGGACAGACAAGGATTATGGTGAGTACCAATGCCTTTGGAATGGGTATTGATAAGGCGGATGTACGCACGGTTATTCATCACGATGCGCCAGATAATTTGGAAAATTATTATCAAGAAGCTGGACGTGCTGGCAGAGATGGTCAAAAAGCTTTTGCCGTATTGTTGTACTATGCCGACGATTTGGTCGACTTACAAAAGATGCCCGCTATAAAATTTCCCGACTTTGAAATTATAAAAGACTGCTATCGCAAAATTTTCGATTTTTTGCAAATACCTGTTGGTTCGGGTGAAGAGCGTTTTTATGATTTTGATTTGAATGAATTTATCCGAATATTTGAATTAAATCCTTTACAAACCTTAGCTATTTTCAAAATATTAGAACAGCAAAATATCTTGGAATTTAATGAGAGTATTTATTTGCCTGCGAAAATAAATTTTACCATTGAACGAAAAGAATTAAGTGAATTCTTGGAATTGCATCCTGAATTAGAACGAATTACGTCTTGTTTACTTCGCTTATATGAAGGAATATTTGACTTTAAAGTTTCTGTTTTTACAAAGCAAATTGCACGCTATTGCCATGTAACAGAAGAGGAAGTGCAATATTTATTAGCGCAATTACAGCGATACAAAATATTGGAATATTGGCCGACAAAAGAAACGCCGCAAGTCTATTTTGTGCAAAATAGAGCCAATGTAGATTATCTACGTTTCGATCATGCATTTTATCTTAATCGAAAGAAAATTTATCAAAATAGTTTAGCTAAATTATTGGAATACATACAATTAGACACAGATTGTCGGATGCAATTTATTTCCAAATATTTTGGCGATGCAGCAGCCAAACCATGTGGTATTTGTGACAATTGTTTGGATAAAAAGAAACAAAACTCCACTGAAAAAGAAGTTCATTCAATGATGCTTGCCATCTTAAATGCCATTAGAAATGAAGGTTTGAGTTTGGATAAATTGGTGGAATTATTTCCAGATACCACACAATTATTTGACAAAGCATTTCAAATATTACAATCCGAAAGATTAATCAAAATTTCGGATATAGGTATCATTCATCCCAATTAA
- a CDS encoding ABC transporter ATP-binding protein has translation MLEFESFHKKFKKETVLQMDQWKLEEGIYWLKGENGAGKSTFLKSLSGIFPFDGDVKLDGTSLRKNKLEQRRWFNYGEAEPTYPNFLTGQELLSFVEDVKDGTNELAFYLTTVFQMQSALNEKVGTYSSGMKKKLSLILTFCGSPKWILLDEPLITLDVASVQVLLQVIEQMFLNGTSFIMTSHQPFTLETVQTQTIEIKNKKLELI, from the coding sequence ATGCTCGAATTTGAGTCATTTCATAAAAAATTTAAGAAGGAAACCGTCCTTCAAATGGATCAATGGAAATTGGAAGAGGGGATCTATTGGTTAAAAGGAGAGAATGGCGCTGGTAAATCTACTTTTCTGAAATCATTGAGTGGCATTTTCCCGTTTGATGGAGACGTAAAGTTAGATGGGACTTCCCTTCGGAAAAATAAATTAGAGCAACGTCGTTGGTTCAACTATGGAGAAGCGGAACCAACCTATCCCAATTTCCTTACAGGGCAAGAACTATTGTCCTTTGTGGAAGATGTCAAGGATGGTACAAATGAACTTGCTTTTTATTTGACTACCGTATTTCAGATGCAATCCGCTTTGAATGAAAAGGTAGGAACCTACTCGAGCGGCATGAAAAAGAAATTGTCATTGATCTTAACTTTTTGTGGATCTCCGAAATGGATATTGTTGGATGAGCCATTAATCACTTTGGATGTTGCCTCTGTGCAAGTTTTATTGCAAGTAATCGAACAAATGTTTCTCAATGGAACTTCGTTTATAATGACTTCGCATCAGCCATTCACATTAGAAACGGTCCAAACGCAAACTATAGAAATAAAAAATAAAAAGCTTGAATTAATATAA
- the gatA gene encoding Asp-tRNA(Asn)/Glu-tRNA(Gln) amidotransferase subunit GatA, with protein sequence MDTLFSFNSIEEYQKDLLHGQTSCMEAVQYYLDQIAKNTHLNAFLEVYTDEALDRAKSLDEQRAQSGISGKLHGVVIGLKDVISYKNHSLTASSKILEGYESVYDATAVAHLLQEGAIIIGRQNCDEFAMGSSNENSAYGNVLNAKDNSRVPGGSSGGSAVAVQAGLCMVSLGSDTGGSVRQPADFCGIIGFKPSYGRVSRYGLIAYASSFDQIGIFGNTVSDVAKVLEVIAGEDDFDSTVSNEAVPSFESFKANKDRKYKIAYFDQALQASVLDGEIKDNILQTIDSLKESGHEVEAIDFDFLDYVVPTYYVLTTAEASSNLSRFDGVKYGHRTAIPNLDLDTFYKKSRSEGFGAEVKNRIMLGSFVLSSGYFDAYFTKAQKVRRILSEKTKAIFEKYDAIILPTVTAPAFKFGEKSTNPLEMYLSDIYTVFANLVGIPAISLPLYTHSNGMPFGLQVLTPAMQDTLLLQLSDSIMETKTLKA encoded by the coding sequence TTGGATACGTTGTTTAGTTTTAATTCCATTGAGGAGTATCAAAAAGATTTATTGCACGGTCAGACTTCATGTATGGAGGCCGTGCAATATTATTTAGATCAAATAGCAAAGAATACGCATCTGAATGCGTTTCTCGAAGTGTATACCGATGAAGCTTTAGATAGAGCAAAATCTTTGGACGAACAAAGAGCTCAATCAGGTATTTCAGGTAAACTACACGGTGTTGTTATTGGACTAAAAGATGTGATTTCGTATAAGAATCACTCCTTAACTGCTTCTTCCAAAATCTTGGAAGGTTACGAGTCGGTCTATGATGCAACTGCTGTTGCACATTTATTACAAGAAGGTGCTATCATAATCGGTAGACAAAATTGTGATGAATTTGCAATGGGAAGTAGCAATGAAAATTCTGCCTATGGCAATGTTCTAAATGCCAAAGATAATTCGCGTGTTCCTGGTGGATCTTCTGGTGGTTCTGCTGTTGCAGTACAAGCTGGACTTTGTATGGTGAGTTTGGGTAGTGACACCGGAGGGTCCGTAAGACAACCTGCAGATTTTTGTGGTATTATCGGTTTTAAACCTAGTTATGGACGCGTGTCGCGCTATGGTTTGATTGCTTACGCTTCTTCCTTTGACCAAATTGGGATATTTGGAAATACGGTTTCTGATGTAGCTAAGGTATTGGAAGTAATTGCTGGTGAAGACGATTTTGATAGTACAGTAAGTAATGAAGCGGTGCCTTCTTTTGAATCATTTAAAGCAAATAAGGATCGCAAATATAAAATAGCTTATTTTGATCAAGCGTTACAAGCATCGGTATTAGATGGCGAAATCAAAGACAATATTTTACAAACCATTGACTCTCTTAAGGAAAGTGGCCATGAAGTAGAAGCGATTGATTTTGACTTTTTAGATTATGTAGTGCCGACCTATTATGTGTTGACCACAGCTGAAGCGTCTAGTAATTTATCTCGTTTTGATGGGGTGAAATATGGACATCGTACGGCTATTCCTAATTTGGATTTGGATACTTTCTACAAAAAATCTCGTTCAGAAGGATTTGGAGCAGAAGTGAAAAATCGCATTATGTTGGGATCATTTGTATTAAGCTCTGGATATTTTGATGCCTATTTTACCAAAGCTCAAAAAGTTAGACGTATTTTATCCGAAAAAACAAAAGCTATTTTCGAAAAATATGATGCTATCATTTTACCAACAGTAACTGCACCTGCATTCAAATTTGGAGAAAAAAGTACAAATCCATTGGAAATGTATCTTTCTGATATATATACTGTATTTGCCAATTTGGTTGGGATTCCTGCCATTTCATTGCCTTTGTACACACATTCCAATGGTATGCCGTTTGGTTTGCAAGTCTTGACGCCGGCAATGCAAGATACTTTGTTGTTGCAATTATCAGATAGCATAATGGAGACTAAAACGCTTAAAGCGTAG
- a CDS encoding lytic transglycosylase domain-containing protein, with the protein MRNRKKGRANYSLKLGFPVLFFLSFTQKNFAQGNTAFKNLLPKQDSIVTQTEKIKAPLNPQVLGFKNNYVKKEAHEMDNMRHWGKHYFDIYDKIFTQYQLPLELKYLSVIESSLQSSMRSWAGAVGPWQLMFDEAMRFGLVVNENRDDRMDFNKSTVAAAKLLTELHHQFGDWLLVIAAYNAGPGAVRKAIRKSGSEDFWKLQYYLPQETRNHVKKFISTHYYFEGSGGVTTMTKSESKNSFYIQKKESKLTPQELNNTTIDSIRGFYNSTIITKSIGVNMQLFDRYNPGFNKIVSNGQPYPLRLPKDKMIEFLSKKDQILQDCFHQLLH; encoded by the coding sequence GTGCGAAATAGAAAAAAAGGACGGGCAAATTATAGTTTAAAGCTAGGTTTTCCAGTCCTTTTTTTCTTGTCATTTACCCAAAAAAATTTCGCACAAGGAAATACTGCTTTTAAAAATCTTTTACCCAAACAAGACTCCATAGTAACGCAAACTGAAAAAATAAAAGCGCCACTAAATCCGCAAGTTCTTGGTTTTAAGAACAATTATGTCAAAAAAGAAGCGCATGAGATGGACAATATGCGCCATTGGGGAAAGCATTATTTTGATATCTATGACAAAATATTTACCCAATATCAATTGCCGCTAGAGTTAAAATATCTTTCTGTGATTGAGAGTAGTTTACAATCGAGTATGCGTTCTTGGGCGGGAGCCGTTGGTCCATGGCAATTGATGTTTGATGAGGCAATGCGATTTGGACTAGTCGTCAATGAAAATCGCGATGATCGTATGGATTTCAACAAAAGTACGGTTGCTGCAGCAAAATTGTTGACCGAATTACATCATCAATTTGGCGATTGGTTATTGGTTATCGCTGCATATAATGCCGGTCCTGGCGCAGTGAGAAAGGCCATTCGAAAATCGGGAAGCGAAGATTTTTGGAAATTGCAATATTATCTACCTCAAGAAACCCGCAACCACGTAAAGAAATTTATCAGTACACATTATTATTTCGAAGGAAGTGGTGGTGTGACGACCATGACCAAAAGCGAATCTAAAAATAGCTTTTACATACAGAAAAAGGAGTCTAAATTGACGCCGCAGGAGTTGAATAATACCACAATTGACTCAATTAGAGGTTTTTATAATAGTACGATTATTACCAAATCAATAGGTGTGAATATGCAATTATTTGACCGTTATAATCCTGGTTTTAATAAGATAGTGAGTAATGGACAACCGTATCCTTTACGTCTGCCTAAAGATAAAATGATAGAATTTTTAAGTAAAAAAGATCAAATATTACAAGATTGTTTTCATCAATTGCTTCATTAA
- a CDS encoding aminotransferase class IV, which yields MFQFIETIHYRNGKMPLINWHNQRFLSTQKENWNAIIYPNILDILQKKFENYRFENDLSYKIRLVYGQDYLQVEAEKYTQKSISELYLIHADEVNYSYKFFDRSKLNQLKSKISTEAEIIAVKQNHLTDTSFTNIALYDGDKWYTPLDPLLKGVQRQYLIEKNILHPKEILVQDISNYSQIALFNAMVDWEKAWKFPINQINPALLNL from the coding sequence ATGTTCCAATTTATTGAAACGATACACTATAGAAATGGAAAAATGCCTTTAATCAATTGGCATAATCAACGTTTTTTGTCTACACAAAAAGAAAATTGGAATGCGATTATTTATCCAAACATTTTAGATATTTTACAAAAAAAATTCGAAAATTATAGATTCGAAAATGACCTTTCCTACAAGATAAGGTTAGTTTATGGACAAGATTATTTACAGGTAGAAGCTGAAAAATATACTCAAAAAAGCATATCCGAACTATACTTAATACATGCTGACGAGGTAAATTATTCTTACAAATTTTTTGATCGAAGTAAATTAAATCAATTAAAATCTAAGATTTCTACGGAGGCAGAAATTATTGCTGTAAAACAAAATCATTTAACAGATACAAGTTTTACGAATATTGCTTTATATGATGGTGATAAATGGTACACACCTTTAGATCCTTTATTGAAAGGAGTGCAACGACAATATTTAATTGAAAAAAACATATTACACCCAAAAGAAATACTCGTTCAAGACATTTCAAATTATAGTCAAATAGCTCTTTTTAATGCGATGGTAGATTGGGAAAAAGCTTGGAAGTTTCCGATAAATCAGATCAATCCTGCTCTTTTGAATCTATAA
- a CDS encoding energy transducer TonB → MKTKIFNLIVALICLNISIFARTALSDTTFFYVSKAHQLCAPDSAFFVIKKYKLNDKLWSKVEVEKNSADTNYEQRASDSSFNIKEDTSWYYNQNEIYEDIYKNNKLQKVNILARLGRHLEGYAIMSSNGKDVKEQKGWDKEGNEIPKYVCQREASFNNSAFGSWSQYLTANLNKDTPQKFGAPRGHEYVVIVQFSVDKQGKIIGVLALNNPGFGTAEEAVRVINSSPNWLPAIQNNKPVIYRQKQRITFQVQ, encoded by the coding sequence ATGAAAACTAAAATCTTTAACCTTATCGTTGCATTAATTTGCCTCAATATTTCGATTTTTGCGAGGACTGCACTGTCAGATACGACTTTTTTCTATGTAAGTAAAGCGCATCAACTTTGTGCTCCAGATTCTGCATTTTTTGTCATTAAGAAATATAAACTCAATGATAAATTATGGAGTAAAGTAGAAGTTGAAAAAAATAGTGCAGATACCAATTACGAACAACGAGCATCTGATTCTAGTTTCAATATAAAAGAAGATACTTCGTGGTATTATAATCAGAATGAAATTTACGAAGACATTTATAAAAATAATAAGTTACAAAAAGTAAATATTTTAGCTAGATTAGGTCGTCATTTGGAAGGATATGCAATCATGTCATCAAATGGCAAAGATGTAAAGGAACAAAAAGGTTGGGATAAAGAAGGGAATGAAATTCCAAAATATGTATGCCAAAGGGAAGCTAGTTTTAATAATAGCGCTTTTGGAAGTTGGTCTCAGTATTTGACTGCAAATTTAAATAAAGATACTCCCCAAAAATTCGGTGCACCACGCGGTCATGAATATGTAGTAATTGTTCAGTTTTCTGTCGATAAACAAGGTAAGATTATAGGTGTACTTGCCTTAAATAATCCAGGGTTTGGTACGGCAGAGGAAGCAGTGAGAGTAATTAATAGTTCTCCTAATTGGTTGCCCGCAATTCAAAATAACAAACCAGTTATTTACCGCCAAAAACAAAGAATTACTTTTCAAGTTCAATAA